In Nicotiana tabacum cultivar K326 chromosome 19, ASM71507v2, whole genome shotgun sequence, one DNA window encodes the following:
- the LOC107825894 gene encoding cycloartenol-C-24-methyltransferase 1, whose amino-acid sequence MSKQGAFDLASGVGGKINKEEVLSAVDKYEKYHGYYGGEEEERKNNYTDMVNKYYDLCTSFYEYGWGESFHFAPRWKGESLQESIKRHEHFLALQLGLKPGQKVLDVGCGIGGPLREIARFSSTSVTGLNNNEYQISRGQVLNRKVGLDQTCNFVKGDFMKMPFPDNSFDAVYAIEATCHAPDPVGCYKEIYRVLKPGQCFAVYEWCMTDSYNPNNEEHKRIKAEIELGNGLPEVRLTTQCLEAAKQAGFEVVWDKDLADDSPVPWYLPLDTSHFSLSSFRLTAVGRLFTRNLVSALEYVGLAPKGSQRVQAFLEKAAEGLVGGAKKGIFTPMYFFVVRKPISDSQ is encoded by the exons ATGTCAAAACAAGGGGCTTTTGATCTGGCATCTGGTGTTGGTGGCAAAATTAACAAGGAGGAAGTTCTCTCTGCTGTTGACAA GTATGAGAAGTACCATGGTTATTATGgaggtgaagaagaagagagaaagaatAACTACACTGACATG GTTAACAAATACTATGATCTTTGCACTAGCTTCTACGAATACGGCTGGGGAGAGTCATTCCATTTTGCACCCAG GTGGAAAGGAGAATCACTCCAAGAGAGCATTAAGAGGCATGAACACTTTCTTGCCTTGCAACTGGGATTGAAACCAGGACAAAAG GTCTTGGACGTAGGATGTGGAATTGGTGGGCCGTTACGAGAAATTGCTCGATTCAG CTCTACATCAGTTACAGGCCTCAACAACAATGAATATCAGATATCTAGGGGACAG GTGTTGAACCGCAAAGTAGGATTGGATCAGACTTGCAACTTTGTAAAG GGTGATTTCATGAAAATGCCATTCCCTGACAATAGCTTTGATGCAGTGTATGCAATAGAAGCTACCTGCCATGCACCAGATCCA GTTGGATGCTATAAAGAAATTTACAGGGTGCTGAAGCCTGGTCAATGTTTCGCTGTGTATGAGTGGTGCATGACCGATTCTTACAACCCCAATAACGAAGAGCACAAGAGGATCAAG GCCGAAATTGAGCTCGGAAATGGCCTCCCTGAGGTTAGATTGACAACACAGTGCCTCGAAGCAGCCAAACAAGCTGGTTTTGAA GTTGTATGGGACAAGGATCTTGCTGACGACTCACCTGTTCCGTGGTACTTGCCTTTGGATACGAGTCACTTCTCGCTCAGTAGCTTCCGCCTAACAGCAGTTGGCAGACTTTTCACCAGAAATCTG GTTTCGGCACTTGAATACGTGGGACTTGCTCCTAAAGGTAGTCAAAGGGTTCAAGCTTTCTTAGAGAAAGCTGCAGAAGGTCTTGTCGGTGGTGCCAA GAAAGGGATTTTCACACCAATGTACTTCTTCGTGGTTCGCAAGCCCATTTCAGACTCTCAGTAA